One genomic window of Magnolia sinica isolate HGM2019 chromosome 3, MsV1, whole genome shotgun sequence includes the following:
- the LOC131239758 gene encoding calcineurin-binding protein 1-like, with protein sequence MDLSNLPKLKSQELSESSLYSYIHQYIQSLERDARLDMIEGINEKTRKRFKNPKLLYSNCAKICKHAFVAWCRSILISLALITPLPAENASVQAPSTVAAGSEPGLLLYDVLSFCFGSMLSRSIPHCL encoded by the exons ATGGATTTAAGCAATTTGCCAAAGTTGAAGAGCCAAGAGTTATCAGAGAGCAGTCTTTATAG TTACATCCACCAATACATCCAGTCATTGGAGAGGGATGCCAGGTTGGACATGATTGAAGGAATAAATGAGAAGACCCGAAAgcgtttcaaaaatccaaaattatTATATAGTAACTGTGCCAAAATATGTAAGCATGCTTTTGTTGCTTGGTGTCGATCCATTCTTATTAGTTTGGCCTTGATCACTCCATTACCTGCTGAAAATGCAAGTGTTCAGGCTCCTTCAACCGTAGCTGCTGGTTCAGAACCTGGCCTGCTGCTTTATGATGTTCTGAGCTTTTGTTTTGGCTCCATGCTTTCAAGATCCATTCCCCATTGCCTCTAA